In Candidatus Thermoplasmatota archaeon, the genomic stretch GTCCCGGCACCCGAAACCCGGGCCCGGACCCCGGCTCCCGGTCCCGACACCCGGCACCCGAAACCCGGGCCCGAGACCCGAGGCTCGGCGCGCTCAGTCGCATTCCTGCTTGTAGTTCGTGGAGACGGGCCGCTCGGTGTCGAGGGGGATGCCCTGCGCCACGAGCGCGCCGCGGAGGGCGGCGAGGGTGGCGGCGGCGGCTTCGGTCTGGGTCTCGACCTCGGGCGTGTACTGCGGGAGGAGGCCGCGCACGCGGTTGACCTGGATCGCGGTCGCGTCGCCGTCCGCGATGGGTCCGACGATGGCTTCGTGGTCGCGCGCGGTCGCGTTCCACGAGGGCCCGAAGGTCACGAGGTACGAGAAGCCCGTCCAGTTCGCGGCGAGGTCCGTCGCGTTGAAGGCGCGCTCGGCGGCGGCGCGGTCGAAGTCCCACGCGTCCTCGACGTTCGCGCGCACCATCACGTCGGTGCAATCCGCCGCGGGCGGCGAAGCGCAGCCCGCGAGGAGGAGGACGGGGACGAGAAGAATCAGGAACCGGGGAGCGTCGCGCACGCTCCGTCGAGGCCGCCCCGGCGTCTTGGGGTTTTCGCTCCGGTCACGCGAGCGCGAGGACGACCGCGAGCGCGGCCGCAAGGGTGACGAGCGTCACGGGAAGGCCGAACGCGAGGAAGCGCAGCGCGTCCACGTCCTCGCCGCGGCCGCGCGCGGCTTCCGCCACGATGAGGTTCGCGGCGGCGCCGACGAGCGTCGCGTTGCCGGCGAGCGTTGAGGCCGTCGCGAGGACGAGCCACGGGAGGTCGCCCCCCTGCGCCGCGGCGGTGGGGGCGAGGAGGAGCACGGCGGGGACGTTCGAGACGAGGTTCGAGAGGACGGCCGTCACGACGGCGAGGCCGGGGACGGTGTCGGGCCGCATCGCGGCGAGCGCGCCCTCGAAGCCCGCAAGGAGGCCCGCGTCGCGGAAGCCCGCCATGAGGACGAAGAGCCCGATGAAGAGGGCGAGGATGCCCCAGTCGACGCGCGCGAGGAGACGCGCGGGCGGGACGCGGGCCCCGGCCCACGCGGCGACGAGGAGCAGGAGGCCGCCCGCGAGCGCGACGTCGCCGAGCGTGAACCCCGCGGGCGCGACGACGAAGCCCGCGAGGACGAGCGCGAGGACGCCGAGCGCGAGCGCGAGGAGCGGTCGATCGAGCGGCTCGAAGGCGGGCTCGACCCGCCGGACGGGCCGCGCGAGGACGCGGCGGAACCAGACGAGCGCGACGAGCGCGGCGAGGACGAGGGCGACGAGCGCGGCGGGCGCAAGGACGGCGACGAAGCGCGCGAAGGACATCCCGCTTGCGAGGGCGATCGCGGCGTTCTGCGGATTGCCGACGGGCGTCGCGAGGCTGCCGATGTTCGCGGCGACGGCCTCGGCCGCGAGGAACGGGAAGCACGGGAGGTCCATCGCGCGGCAGGCGCGCACGAGGACCGGGGTGAGGAGGAGGACGACCGCGTCGTTGAGCGCGAGCGCGGAGAGGCCCGCCGCAAGCGCCATGGTCGCGAGGAGGAAGCCGCGCGCGGTGCGCACGCGGCGCACGATCGCGGCGGCGGTCCAGCCGAAGAAACCCGCGACCTCGAGGCCCGCCACGAGCGCCATCATGCCGAAGAGGAGCGCGAGCGTGGGTCGGTCGACGGCCGCGACGGCGGCCCCGGGCGCGACGGCGCCCGCCAGGAGCATGAGCCCGGCGCCCGCGACCGCGAGGCCGGGGCGCGCGAAGAGGAAGGTCACGCGCGCGACGCGGGCCGGACCGAAGGCGCGCTCGGCCGCCCGGCGACCGAGGCGCGGGAGGGACGGGAACGTGAGGGCCGCGAGCGTCCCGCCGAAGACGACGAGGGCGAGGATCGGCGTCCACGTCACGCGGGCCCGAAACGACGGCCGCCTCAAGAGCCTGCGCCCGGCTCGAAACCCATATATGGCCCGTGCCGCTCTCGTGGCCCTGATCCCCATGAGCCACCAAGCCTGGTCCGTCCTGAGCGGCCTCCTCATCCTGCTGGGCGTCGCCTTCTACCTGTGGGTCGGGCTCGTCCACGGCTCGTGGACCGACATCGGCTCGTACACCATCGCGGTGACGCTCATCGGCTTCGGCGCCGTCGGCCTCTGGACGGCCCGTGCCCCGCCGGCCGGGACCCGATGACGCTCGAGCCCGTCTACCTCGCAGGGCTTCTCCTCGCGGCCTTCCTGCCCGCGATCCTCTGGACGATCACCATCCGCCAGGTCGAGGGCCGTCGGCGCGAGCCGTGGAGCAGGGTCGCCCGCGCGTTCGTGTCGGGGGGCCTCCTCGGCGTCGGCGCCGCGCTTGTCCTCCTCCAAGGCGCCTTGTGGTTCGCGCGCCCCATGCCCGCGGCCGAGAGCCTCCTCTTCGTGACCGTCGTCGCCGCGCCCCTCGTCGAGGAGGCCACGAAACCGCTCGGCCTCCTCCTCTTCCGCGACGCCGATCCCGAGCCCGAGAACGGCTACATCTACGGCGCCGCCGCGGGCCTCGGATTCTCGGCCGTGGAGAACGTGCTCGTCGAGGGCGCGGTCCTCGCGACGGGCTCCTTAGGCGCCTTCGTCGCGACCGTCGCGCTCCGTTCCGTCGCGACCGCGCTCCTCCACGCCTCCGCGACGAGCCTCGTCGGCCGCGCGATCTGGGCGTGGCGCTACGAGAAGGCCCCGGCGATCCTCATCGTGCCGTGGTATGCCGCCGCGGTCCTCGCCCACGGCGTATTCAACGCCCTCGCCGTGGCCTCGACCCTCGCCTCGCTCGCGCTCGCGATCGCGCTCGCCGCGGGCGCCTGGGTCCTCGTGAGGCGCGCGGTGAAACGCCTCGACGCCGCCGCGGCCTGAGGGGCCCCAAAGGGCTATGGGCGGCGAGGCGGTTCGCGCCGCGTGGCCGCCGCGACCGCCGCGCTCGACTGGGCCGAGAAGCACCGGCCCCGCCGCCTCGCCGACATCGTCGGCAACAAGTCGGCCCTCGAGGAGCTCAACGCGTGGGCGGACGCGTGGGCCTCCGGCACGCCGCCCGCCGAGCGGGGCGTCATCCTCGCCGGCGAGCCCGGCGTCGGGAAGACGACGGCCGCCCACGCGCTTGCCGCCGAGCGCGGATGGAGCGTCGTGGAGCTCAATGCCTCCGACCAGCGCAACGAGGAGGTCATCCGACGCATCGCGACCTCCGGCGCGGTGAACGCAAGCATCCTTTCGACGGGCGACGCGAAGCAGGGACGCCAGCTCGTGCTCCTCGACGAGGCCGACAACCTGTTCGGCCGCGAGGACCGCGGCGGCATGAAGGCCATCCTCGACACGCTGCGCGTCACGAAGCAGCCGATCGTCCTCATCGCGAACGATCTCTACGAACTCACGCGGAAGGCGGGCGCGCTCAAGACGCTCGCGCGCACGATCAAGTTCACCCGCGTGTACCGGCCCTCGATCCCGGCCGCGCTCAAGCGGATCGCCGATGCCGAGAACGTCGCGGTCGAGCCCGAGGCGCTGAAGCTCATCGCCGAGCGCTCGGGCGGCGACATGCGGAGCGCGGTGAACGATCTCCAGGCGCTCGCGATGGGGCGCACCAGGCTCCTCGTCGCGGACGTCGAGGCCCTCGGCCGCCGGGACACGACGGGCGACGTCTGGGGCCTCCTCGGCAAGGTGTTCCTCGGCCGCAACCTCGACGAGGCGCGCAAGACGCTTTGGACGCTCGACGAGACGCCCGAGTCCGTTTCGCTCTGGATCGACGAAAACATCCCCGTTCTCTACCTCGACCCGGCGGACCGGCTCGACGCGTTCGCGATCCTCGCGCGCGCGGACATCTTCCTCGGCCGCGTGTCGCGCCGGCAGCACTATGGCCTCTGGTCCTACGCGGGCGAGCTCATGACCGCCGGCGTCGCCGTCGCCAAGGTCGCGAAACCCGCCTCGGCGCGCTTCCAGTTCCCCGGCTGGCTTCGCAAGCAGTCTGCCTCGAAAGGCATGCGCGAGCTGCGCAAGCGCGTCGCGGGGAAGGTCGCGATGGGCGTGCACACGTCGCCCCGGCAGGCGCGCGAGAGCATGTTCCCGTTCCTGCGCGCCCTCATGGAGAAGGACGACGAATTCGCCGGATGGGTCGCGGCCGAGTTCGAGCTCGAGAAGGACGAGATCGCGTTCCTGCTCGAAGCCCGGGAAACGACGGCGCGCGTGAAGGCCATCCACGAGGCCGCCTCGAAGCGGCTCGAGGCGAAACCGCGGGAAACGGCCCGCGCCTTCGCGGGCTACGAATCCGACGAAGCGGAGGATGCGGGGGACGAGGAGGACGAGGCGATCGCGCCCGTCGCCACCGACGAGGACGACGAGGAGGAGGTCCCCGCGAAGACCGCGAAGACCCCCGCGAAGGCCGCCTCGAAGGAGAAGCCCGACGCCGCTTCGAAGGAGACGCCGAAGAAGGCCGACGCGAAGGACGACGCGAAGCGGCAGCGGAACCTCTTCGATTTCTGAGGCTCAGCGGCGCAGGATGAGCGTGAGGACGTCCTTGTCCGCGAGCGCGTGGTCGATGCCGACGGATTGGTTCTCGAACTTCGCGCTCGGGCCCGAGACGAGCGCGTAGCGGAACTTGCCGCGGAACTCGCGGTGGAGCTTGTCGCACACGTCTCCGACCGTGGACCCGCTCTTGATGACGAGCGGCTCCTCCATGTCGGCCTCGCCGCCCTGCGGCTTCATGAAGACGCGGATGAACTTCAGCTCCTCGTAGATCTTGTCCTTCAAGGCCTCGAGGTTGAACTCCTTCGCGGCCGCGATCGGCACCACGGGCCACTGGCGCTCGTTGAACATGCGGATGGACTGCTTGACGTAGTCCGGGTCCTGCGTGTCGACCTTGTTGAGCGCGACGAGGGCGGGGATGTAGACGCGGTTTCCGGCGAGGACGTCGACGAGGTCGTCCTGCGTCGCGTCCTGGCGGATCACGACGTCCGCGTTCACGATGCCGTACTCCTTCACCATGTCCTTGACGACCTCTTCGTCGAGCCCCTTCGATTGGGGGACGGTGAAGTTCACGTTGATGCCGCCGCGCTGGCGCGACACGTAGAGCTTGATGTCGGCCGGCGCGCGGTTGAGGCGGATGCCGGCCTGGTAGAGCTCGTCCACGATGACGAAGATCTGCTCGGGGTTGAACGCGTCGGCGACGAGGAGGATGAGATCCGAGGATCGCGCGACCGCGATGACCTCCCGCCCGCGCCCCTTGCCGCCGGAGGCGCCCCGGATGAGCCCCGGAAGATCGAGGATCTGGATCTCGGCGTGCTTGTAGGTGAGCATCCCGGGAATGCACGTGAGGGTCGTGAACTCGTACGCCGCGACCTCGCTCTCCGTCCCCGTGAGCTTGTTGAGGAGCGTCGACTTGCCGACGCTCGGGAAGCCGACGAGCGCGACCGAGGCGTTGCCGCTCTTCTTCACGGCGTAGGCGGGCCCGCCGCCGCCCCCGCCCGAGGCCCGCTTCTCCTTCTCCTCCTTGAGCTTCGCGAGCTTCGCCTTGAGCTTCCCGATGTGGTGCGACGTCGCCTTGTTGTAGAGGGTCTTCTTCAGCTCCTCCTCGATGGAAAGGATCTGCTCGTCGACACCCACGGAGGCCTTGTAGCCCGGGGTCCGTTAAAAAGCTTACAGAGGTCGGCGCGCGCGGTCCGCCGCGGCTCCCGCGAGGCCGCGCGACCGCCCGTCGCCGCGCTCGGCGGCCTGCGAGGTCGCCCCTTCCGCCTCGCTTTTCGCCGCGGCCTTTCCGACGCCGCGTGGCCGCAGGCCGCTCCGGAGGCGACCCGGGCGGCCCGGAGCCGTCGCGGCGACGACGCGGATGCCGCGATGCCCGCCCGACCGCCGAGGTTCTTCCGGCGACCGTCGGAGAAACCCTTAGCGTGCGCATGGGGGCCGTCGGTCCACGCGGCTGGGTCCGCGTCGCACGGGGGAAAACGCAGAGTGAAGAACAAGGAAGAAGCGCTGCAGCTCGACACCCGGCGCGCCATCTACGATTACATCAAGACAACGCCGGGCGCCCACCTCCGGAAGGTCCACCGCGCCGTGGGCCTTCCCTTCGGCCAGGTCCTCTACCACCTGAACTACATGGAGCGCAACGAGCTCATCGTCGTGAAGAAGGACGGCAAGTTCAACCGCTATTTCGTGAAGCACCTCATCGGCCGCAAGGAGAAGGACATCATCAGCGTGCTCCGGCACGACGTCCCGCGCCGCGTCTCGATCCTCCTGCTCTTCCAGCCTCGCCTCACGCACAAGGAGATCCTGCAATACGTCGAGATCTCGCCCTCCACGCTCTCGTTCCACCTGAGCAAGATGGTGGAGGTGGGCGTCGTGGGCCGCGAGAACCGCGGCCGCGAATCGTATTACTGGCTCACCGACGAGAAGCTCACCGCGAAGGTGCTCATCATGCACCGCGAGAGCTTCAACTCGGACGTCGTCGACCGCTTCGCGGACGTCTGGCTCACCATGAACTACCGCGAGCCGACGACGCGCGAGGAGGCCGCGAAGACCGACGAGTACATCGCGAAGAAGGTCCCGGACGGCGCGAACCTCGCGCTCGCGGTGCTCCACGGCGGCACGGAGGCCTCGGCTTCCCCCACGAGGACGCCGGTGGCCTGATCAGCGGGGCGCGACCTCGAGGAGAAGCTCCACCTCGACGGGCGCGTCCAGGGGGAGCACGTTGACGCCGACCGCGGCGCGGGCGTGTCGACCCTGCTCGCCGAAGACCTCGAGGAGCAGGTCGCTCGCGCCGTTCGCGACCTTCGGCTGGTCCGTGAACGTGTCCACCGACGCGACGAACACGCCGACGCGGACCACCCGCGTCACGCGGTCGAGCGAACCGATCGCCTCGCGCGCCACAGCGAGCGCGTTCAGGACGCACTGGCGGGCGCACTCCTGGCCCTGCTCGATCGTGACCTCCGCGCCGAGCTTCCCCGTGCGAAGGAGCTTGCCGTGCTGGAAGGGGATCTGTCCCGCCACGTAGAGGTGCGGACCGCTCAGGACCGACGGCACGTAGGCGGCGACGGGCTTGGGCGCTTCGGGGAGGGCGATCCCCAGGACCTTGAGGCGGTTTTCAGCGGGCATGCGCGCGTCAACGCCCACGCCGGTCAAATACCCTTTTCCAAGGCTCGAGGACCTCGACGGGCTTCGCCTCGGCGACGTGGAAGGCGATCCAGCCCACGCGGCCCTCGAGGACCGCCTTCCGGATCGCGAGCTGATCGGTCGACAGACGCGACGACGCGGCCTTGATCTCCACGAAGTACACCGCGTCGTCCTCGAACTGCACCCCATCGATGGGCTTGCCGATGAAGCGGAAGTTCTGCGGATCGAAGGGCCAGCCCGCCATCCACGGCGCGAACTGCTCGCTCAGGTTCCCGTAGCGCGTCGCTTGCGACCGACGATCGGTCTCGAGGCGATCGGCGCGCGCGACCGCGGCGCGCGTCCGCGCGACGAGGATCCACGCGAGAAGCCATCCCGCGACGACCGCGGCGACGAGGAGGTACACGACGACGTCCGGAATCTCCACGATGCGTCAAGCACTCGAAAGGCCTTGAAGGGAACCTTCACGGTCCCGGCCGGGTCTCGACCGCCCGTGCCCCGCGCCGCCGCCTCCGTCGCCCCCGCGCGTCTCGAGCGGTGGAGCCGCCTTGCGGCCATCGTTCTCGGCGCCGTCCTCGCGCTGAGCCTCGGTCTCGCGCTCGCGGAACAGCCGTGGCCGTGGACGACGTGGGTGCTCTTCGCGCTCCTCGCCGACCTCGCGCTCGTGGCCGGGATCCTCGCGCGCGGGGCCGACGCGAGGCCGCGCCGCCGCGCGCTCGGGGCCGCCGTCCTCGTCGCCGCGACGCTCGCGGGCGCGTGGTTCTTCGCCTTCGCGCTCTCGGGCGGCGAGGACCGGGCCGTGGTCGGCGGTGCGCTCGGCGTGGTCGCGACCGCCGCGCTCACGGCCACGGGCCTCCTCGCGATCCTCGATCCGGTCGAGCGCCCGCTCGTTCCGCTAGGGCGCCGCGGATGAGGCGAGGCGGGAGGCTCCCGGGGCGCGACGCCCGTGGGCGCCCTCGACGCGCGCCGCGTGGAAGAGGAACTGCTGCGCGAGGCCCGCGTCCGAGCCCCACCGCGCAAGGGCGAAGGCCTTGAGGTCCCGCGGCGCCTCGCCGGCCTCGAAGAAGCGGTCCGCGACGGCGCGCGCGATCCACCGGTCGACCGGGAACGCCTCGCCATGCCCGAGCCCGAAGAGCGCGACGCAGTCCGCGACCTTGGGACCCACGCCCGGAAGCGCGAGAAGGGCTTCGCGCGCCTCCCCGCAGGACGCCTCCCGAAGCGCCTCGAGGTCGCAGTCGCCGCGGGCGACGGCGCGGGCCGTCGCGCGCACGTAGGGCGCGCGGTACCCGAAACCGAGCGAGACGAGCCGGCGCTCCCCGAGCCGCGCGACCGCATCGGCGTCCGGGAACGCGTGGTAGGGGACCTCGCCGTCGTCGCGTGGCTCGCCCGCGGCCTCGGCGAGGCGCGCGAGGATCCCTTCGATGCGCGGCACGTGGTTGTTCGCGCTCGTGACGAAGGCCACGAGCGTCTCCCACGGCTCCTGCCGCAGCACGCGGAGGCCCGCGTGCCGCGCGACCACCGGCGCAAGGACGGGGTCTTGCGAGAGCCGCTCGAGCGCGGCCGGGTACGATCCGTCGAGGCCCAGGTAGCGCGCGAGACGCGCCCGGCCGCGGCGTCGCGCGCTCGTCCACGCGAGGCCGCCGGGCGCGGTCGCGAGCGTCCAGAGGTCGCCCTCGACGACGCCCGCGAACGCATCGCCGATCGCGCGGAAGCGGAAGGACTGCCCGCCGAGGAGCGTGGGCGCGAGGAGGACGGGTTCGTCGGTCGCGACGTGCACGCGGGGGCGATGGGCGCGCCGCGCCCATCAATCCCTCGCCCGCCGCGCAAGGAAATGTCTTTCTCGGGCGCCCGCCTTCCGCGCGCGTGAGCCTCCGGAGCTTCGTGGCGGTGGAGGTGGGGCCGCGCCCCGCCCTCGCCCGCCTGAGGGACGAAGCGGCGGCCCTCGACCGCGACCTCAAGGCCGTCGCGCCCGAGAACCTCCACGTGACGCTCCGGTTCCTCGGGGACGTCGACGCGAGCGAGGTCTTGGCGATCCTCGAGGCGCTGCGCGAGGCGTGCGCCGGCGTCGCGCCCTTCACGATGCGGCTTCGCGGCGTGGGCGCGTTCCCGAGCCCGGCCCGGGCCCGCGTCCTCTGGGCGGGCCTCGAAGGGGCAGACCCGCTCGCGCGCGTCGCCGACGGGCTCTCGCGTCGCCTCGGCGCCCCGGACAAGCCTTTCGCGGCGCACGTGACGCTCGCCCGCGCGAAGACGCCGAAGGGCGCCGCGAAGGTGCCCGCGTTCGTCGCGCGCCACCGCGACTGGCAAGGCGACGAAGTCCCCGTCGAGCGCATCGTCCTCATGCGTTCCGAGCTCGCCCGCGAAGGTCCAACCTACACGCCGCTCGGCGCGGCCGCGCTGGAGGCGTGACGTGGCGCTCGACGTCGGGACGGCGCTCGTCCTCGTGAACCTCGTGCTGCTTGCGGGCGGCCTCGTCCTATTCCTGCCGGCGCGCGGCTACCCGACGACGCCGCGCGACGCGCGCCGGCTCCTCTCGAAGTACGGCCGATACCTCCTCGTCGCGCTCTTCGTCCTCGCGCTCCACCTCACCCTCGTCGCGCTCGACGAGCCTTTCCGCTCCGCGCTCGGGCTGACGGACCTCGCGCCCGCGATCGAGCGGTTCGAGAACGGATTCGTCCTCTCGCTCTCCCAGTACTGGTCCCCTCTCGGCAACCTCTTCTTCAGCTTCGTCTACATCGTGCTCCATCCGTTCATGATCGCGTTCGGCGCGATCCTCTTCGTCGTGAGCGACGAGGAGCGCGCCGCGAAGGCCGTCCTGCTCTCGTACCCGCTCGCCTACGGCCTCGCGCTCCCGTTCTATCTCTTCTGGCCGGCAACCAACGTCTACCAGTTCTACGGCATCCCCACGCCGCTTTTCGACCTCTTCCCCGAATTCTCGTCCATCTACTACCAGGCGACGACGCCCGACAACACCTTCCCAAGCCTGCACGTCGCGATGGCGGTCCTCATCGCGAACGCGACGCGCTATTCGCGAAACCGGCCGTTCCGCGTGTTCGCGTGGCTCTACGCGGCGAGCGTCGTCGCGGGGACGATGTACCTCGCGATCCACTGGGCGACCGACGTCGCGGGCGGCCTCGTGCTCGCGGTCGTCGTCGCGGGGCTCACGGGACGGGTCCTCTCGCTCGAGCGCGTGGCCCTCCAGCGCCTGAGGCCCGATCCGGAGGAGGCCCACGCGATCGCCGCCGACGGCGAGGCGATCGTGGAGCACGTGACCTCCGTCGCGCGCGACCTCGGCCTCGACGCGCGACCGATGCTCGTCGGGAGCGTCGCGAAGGACACGTATCTCAAGGACAAGGTGGACTTCGACGTCTTCGTGCTCTTCCCGCCCTCGACCCCACGGGAGACGCTCGAGAAGAGCGGCCTCGCGCTCGGTCATCGCGCGCTTCCGGACGGGATCGAGAAGTACGCCGAGCACCCCTACGTCCACGGAACGTGGCGCGGCCGCCAC encodes the following:
- a CDS encoding PrsW family glutamic-type intramembrane protease encodes the protein MTLEPVYLAGLLLAAFLPAILWTITIRQVEGRRREPWSRVARAFVSGGLLGVGAALVLLQGALWFARPMPAAESLLFVTVVAAPLVEEATKPLGLLLFRDADPEPENGYIYGAAAGLGFSAVENVLVEGAVLATGSLGAFVATVALRSVATALLHASATSLVGRAIWAWRYEKAPAILIVPWYAAAVLAHGVFNALAVASTLASLALAIALAAGAWVLVRRAVKRLDAAAA
- the thpR gene encoding RNA 2',3'-cyclic phosphodiesterase translates to MSLRSFVAVEVGPRPALARLRDEAAALDRDLKAVAPENLHVTLRFLGDVDASEVLAILEALREACAGVAPFTMRLRGVGAFPSPARARVLWAGLEGADPLARVADGLSRRLGAPDKPFAAHVTLARAKTPKGAAKVPAFVARHRDWQGDEVPVERIVLMRSELAREGPTYTPLGAAALEA
- a CDS encoding replication factor C large subunit; the encoded protein is MAAATAALDWAEKHRPRRLADIVGNKSALEELNAWADAWASGTPPAERGVILAGEPGVGKTTAAHALAAERGWSVVELNASDQRNEEVIRRIATSGAVNASILSTGDAKQGRQLVLLDEADNLFGREDRGGMKAILDTLRVTKQPIVLIANDLYELTRKAGALKTLARTIKFTRVYRPSIPAALKRIADAENVAVEPEALKLIAERSGGDMRSAVNDLQALAMGRTRLLVADVEALGRRDTTGDVWGLLGKVFLGRNLDEARKTLWTLDETPESVSLWIDENIPVLYLDPADRLDAFAILARADIFLGRVSRRQHYGLWSYAGELMTAGVAVAKVAKPASARFQFPGWLRKQSASKGMRELRKRVAGKVAMGVHTSPRQARESMFPFLRALMEKDDEFAGWVAAEFELEKDEIAFLLEARETTARVKAIHEAASKRLEAKPRETARAFAGYESDEAEDAGDEEDEAIAPVATDEDDEEEVPAKTAKTPAKAASKEKPDAASKETPKKADAKDDAKRQRNLFDF
- a CDS encoding GTP-binding protein, producing MGVDEQILSIEEELKKTLYNKATSHHIGKLKAKLAKLKEEKEKRASGGGGGGPAYAVKKSGNASVALVGFPSVGKSTLLNKLTGTESEVAAYEFTTLTCIPGMLTYKHAEIQILDLPGLIRGASGGKGRGREVIAVARSSDLILLVADAFNPEQIFVIVDELYQAGIRLNRAPADIKLYVSRQRGGINVNFTVPQSKGLDEEVVKDMVKEYGIVNADVVIRQDATQDDLVDVLAGNRVYIPALVALNKVDTQDPDYVKQSIRMFNERQWPVVPIAAAKEFNLEALKDKIYEELKFIRVFMKPQGGEADMEEPLVIKSGSTVGDVCDKLHREFRGKFRYALVSGPSAKFENQSVGIDHALADKDVLTLILRR
- the cca gene encoding CCA tRNA nucleotidyltransferase is translated as MALDVGTALVLVNLVLLAGGLVLFLPARGYPTTPRDARRLLSKYGRYLLVALFVLALHLTLVALDEPFRSALGLTDLAPAIERFENGFVLSLSQYWSPLGNLFFSFVYIVLHPFMIAFGAILFVVSDEERAAKAVLLSYPLAYGLALPFYLFWPATNVYQFYGIPTPLFDLFPEFSSIYYQATTPDNTFPSLHVAMAVLIANATRYSRNRPFRVFAWLYAASVVAGTMYLAIHWATDVAGGLVLAVVVAGLTGRVLSLERVALQRLRPDPEEAHAIAADGEAIVEHVTSVARDLGLDARPMLVGSVAKDTYLKDKVDFDVFVLFPPSTPRETLEKSGLALGHRALPDGIEKYAEHPYVHGTWRGRHADVVPCFAVDDPSKRLSAVDRTPFHTRFVLERMEREQRDQVRLLKQFCRAVGVYGAEARVRGFSGYLCELLVLKYHTFQGVAKAASSWRPGTFLTLETLEGNPRFPDPLVFLDPVDLKRNAASAVSDETLELFAEACRAYLDRPGLTHFFPKRLVPLTPDALALEVRRRRATLVLVTFERPPDVLEDHLHDQLRKAANALSALLARHDFQVRRATTDLGLDARVLVEVPQGRLPESVEHVGPPLTAGVHASRFRETWGDHPDALSAVYEQDGRLKVLRRREYRDAADLLRAKMREVDLGKHLTPLAPRAKVEAGPKVVREDTAALVTRHVTRLKPWER
- a CDS encoding DNA glycosylase; the protein is MHVATDEPVLLAPTLLGGQSFRFRAIGDAFAGVVEGDLWTLATAPGGLAWTSARRRGRARLARYLGLDGSYPAALERLSQDPVLAPVVARHAGLRVLRQEPWETLVAFVTSANNHVPRIEGILARLAEAAGEPRDDGEVPYHAFPDADAVARLGERRLVSLGFGYRAPYVRATARAVARGDCDLEALREASCGEAREALLALPGVGPKVADCVALFGLGHGEAFPVDRWIARAVADRFFEAGEAPRDLKAFALARWGSDAGLAQQFLFHAARVEGAHGRRAPGASRLASSAAP
- a CDS encoding RidA family protein, translated to MPAENRLKVLGIALPEAPKPVAAYVPSVLSGPHLYVAGQIPFQHGKLLRTGKLGAEVTIEQGQECARQCVLNALAVAREAIGSLDRVTRVVRVGVFVASVDTFTDQPKVANGASDLLLEVFGEQGRHARAAVGVNVLPLDAPVEVELLLEVAPR
- a CDS encoding SLC13 family permease, which encodes MTWTPILALVVFGGTLAALTFPSLPRLGRRAAERAFGPARVARVTFLFARPGLAVAGAGLMLLAGAVAPGAAVAAVDRPTLALLFGMMALVAGLEVAGFFGWTAAAIVRRVRTARGFLLATMALAAGLSALALNDAVVLLLTPVLVRACRAMDLPCFPFLAAEAVAANIGSLATPVGNPQNAAIALASGMSFARFVAVLAPAALVALVLAALVALVWFRRVLARPVRRVEPAFEPLDRPLLALALGVLALVLAGFVVAPAGFTLGDVALAGGLLLLVAAWAGARVPPARLLARVDWGILALFIGLFVLMAGFRDAGLLAGFEGALAAMRPDTVPGLAVVTAVLSNLVSNVPAVLLLAPTAAAQGGDLPWLVLATASTLAGNATLVGAAANLIVAEAARGRGEDVDALRFLAFGLPVTLVTLAAALAVVLALA
- a CDS encoding ArsR family transcriptional regulator yields the protein MKNKEEALQLDTRRAIYDYIKTTPGAHLRKVHRAVGLPFGQVLYHLNYMERNELIVVKKDGKFNRYFVKHLIGRKEKDIISVLRHDVPRRVSILLLFQPRLTHKEILQYVEISPSTLSFHLSKMVEVGVVGRENRGRESYYWLTDEKLTAKVLIMHRESFNSDVVDRFADVWLTMNYREPTTREEAAKTDEYIAKKVPDGANLALAVLHGGTEASASPTRTPVA
- a CDS encoding Holliday junction resolvase-like protein, with the translated sequence MEIPDVVVYLLVAAVVAGWLLAWILVARTRAAVARADRLETDRRSQATRYGNLSEQFAPWMAGWPFDPQNFRFIGKPIDGVQFEDDAVYFVEIKAASSRLSTDQLAIRKAVLEGRVGWIAFHVAEAKPVEVLEPWKRVFDRRGR